DNA from Carassius gibelio isolate Cgi1373 ecotype wild population from Czech Republic chromosome B8, carGib1.2-hapl.c, whole genome shotgun sequence:
ATAATGGTGTAGAATTGTGTACAAATACAGTTTCTTCCATGATGAGCAAGAGAAAAACATTCGGGCGAACTGGCTCTCCCTTCTCGCGCAGGCCCTCGAGGTCCCCGAGCGGTTCTTCATATCGCCTGAGCGGAAAAAATAAACTCGCAGCGGCGGGAGGGAAAATGGCGCTGCGCGAGCAGGCAGGATGAAGGGCAGCACATACACGCGCTTAGAGACAGAAACGCCACAGTCCCTGAGAGGACTCAAGTGTTATTAGCGTCTAATGTAGTGacattttcttcataaaattGTCGGAGTGCTTAGCACAAGAACGTGACATGTTGGGCAAGGACAAAAACCGTTTGGCCTTGATAGGTTTGAGTGAAGGGAAATATTTTATGTCCTAATCACGGCTAGATGGGTGTTGATGCGACCTGATAAATTCAGTGATTTAGATGATGTTTTCTGTTACTTAAATGAATTTAACGGGGACAACGCTGGCTTGTGGTTTTGCTGGGAAGCTTGTAATGTGCTTGAGTGACCTAGAAAGGGTTCATCACAAGGCAACTGTATTCATGAGCAGGAAACCACAAGTACAATGCAAcacaaaatatgattaaaaagaaAGACCTTGTGGTGCAATACATATTTTGGacattgtagtttatttagaaaaatCTAGTTGTGCAACCTTACTGCAAAAAAAGCTTTTCTGCAAAGTGAATCTGTCCAGTTAAAACTGGATGAAAGAAAATAAGCTATTGAGCGGTTTTACATGGGATTTTATTTGCATAGCTCACTGATTACTGCAAAACACTTTACACAATTATGTAAacaattatgtattatataattctagaaaaaaattatataaacccACTGTATCTCCTATATAATGAttttaacaaatctttttttttttggatatagagtatgaattattttaatagtGGGAGAcaatataaatgatttaatatgtGTACGTTTCCGTTCAAAATTGTTGTTCatattcatacttttttgttgttttttaattctcttgctcaccaaggctgcatttattaaatcaaaaatacagttgaaaaacatgatattgtgaaatattatttgtttaaatgaattgtttcatattataatatattttaataagtatgCCTACATTGTTTCTGTGCATTTTCAATAGGCAGTACTCCAGTTTTCAttgcgtcacatgatccttttgaaattattctaatatgctgatttgctgttcaagaaacatttatttttgttatcatgAACTaacagctgcttaatatttttgtggaatccatAATCATTTTTGAACAGCAGTTATTCAAAATAGTATTTGTTGATAAATGTAttgtatccttgctgaatgaagGTCCTATTTCTATTTAGAATTCTTTTTGGCTTCAAACTTTGTTAAAATctctttaatataaatattaaaatactgaacttccacaaaatcatgtttatacatcaaagtacataaaaaaataaataaataaaagattaccGTACCTCATTATATTTCATGCACTTGTCATCACCAAAGCATGTATCATTCAGAATGCAATGTCCATCTAAGTTCTGTATTACTGAGTGACAGACACTTCCCACAGAGCAGAGATGGACTCTGAGGAGATGGAGGTGGAGAGCAGCAGTGATGTGGGGCATTCTGGGATGGAGGAGCCATCAGAGAGCGGCATGGGCATGGAGTCTTCAGAAGCCATGTCTGCTGATAGCAGCGATGCAGCGGCTCCTCCTGTCCCGGCCCCAGAGTCAGACTGTCACGTAGGACAGAGCTCTGAGGGACTTGTGGTAAGACAAACAACCCACACATTTATATCACTACATGTTACTGCGTAATTCATATCAAGGTtatcattattatgtttattttttgggTTGCGCTTTAGGTTTTTATCCCAGAAACCAGCTCCAGTACAGATGTGCGAAGAGTTCATCTCCCAGACTCCTCATCTGTCGCGCAGTCGACCAGTGTGTCCAGCGTCTCCACAGTGACACAGTCGGTCCTGGTGTCAGAGTCTGTCCAGGTCCTGGTCCACTCCAGCGCTGTTTCTGAAGGAGGAATGATGGTTTCTGATTCCACTGCTTCCACCTCCTCAGATCTGGGCTCAGCTATCGACAAGATCATCGAATCCACCATTGGACCTGACATTATGAATGGTAGAAAAACCTCTTACCTCTTCTTTTTTATTGCAGCCAAGGTATTTAATATGGTAGACATTGTCATCCTTATGTTTATGTCAATGTCAATACTGTGTTTCTGGGTCCATTTTACTGGATGTGTTGCAGTTACGAGTGCAGAGGATGGCAGTGCAGAGACCACACAATATCTGATCCTTCAAGGACCTGATGATGGTGAGAAAGATCCCTAGAGTTCAAAGTCAAGGGCTGTATGTAGAATCAAATACTCTATAAGTAGGTGCTTCTTTTAGTATGTTCTATATGAATGTGTCATAAGATTGTAATCCGGACATGACCTACAATGTCAGTTGCATCACTCTACTGACACTCACAAATCCTCTCCCAtagcctcatgggatagtaaattGTCCATCAGATGTGCACTTCAGAATTTCATCCATGAAGTAGTAGGGTGTCTGGGCACTTTTCACCTACTGTTTTATAAACACTGTGAATTCGGACATACTGTTCTTTTCACATACTTGTTTTCACCTACACTCTGTGGTTGTTGGGAAACAAAACAAGCTTTGAaataagatgaaaaaaataaaataaaaataatatgtttattatattaattcaccTCCAAACGTCtggaattcttttttttcttcatttttttaactATAATCATATATGTGGACATTGGTGGTTTTGGAGTCAGCAAGGTTGACAATCAGTGTGCTGATTGTTCTGTTCcacaaaaaaatgcaaatcatATGAGTTTTTAACAACaatagattatagatagatatattataCAATAGAGCATTAATAGATTATGACTGATCTTTCATTTTTGACTAAACTATCCCTACATCCTACATATGGTGCTGTCAGTATTTATATTGTAGTAAAATTCCTTTTTGTCTTGTTCTTATCTATGTGACTAATCTAGATTTTGAATGCATAAGTTGTCcgttattatattatttgaccAAAATGTTCAAGTACTACTACCATTCTCAATGCAGAAAGTAACTTTTCAAATTACCTTAACGGGATAGTCTTAAAAGGAATATTTTCTCCTCATCCTgccgttctaaacctgtatgaaaaaaaaacatgttggtaACTAAACTGTTCAGTTCCCCATTGACTTCATATTGAATATACATAAATGCAATAGAAGTCAATGAGAACTGAAACTTTAGTTACTAGCGTTCTtcaaaaatcttcttttttttgttccaTAATGATGAACCAGGGCTAGTTTATGGATGTTTAATTAGCCATTTCCTTTGTTCACTGTGCGTAGGAGCTCCTATGGTGGCTCAGATGTCTTCCTCCGCTCTGTCAAGCCGCGTTGCCATTGAAGCCCTTGCCGATGGACCTACCTCCACTTGCCTGGACCAGGCAGACCCGTCAGAAAACCCACAGGGCAGCATGGAACCCGACCAGCCTGGACACTCCGGATACCGTGAGCATGACGATAGCAGCAGCAGCTGCAGCCGCCCAGACCAGACGCAGCACTCCCAGTACATAGAGTGCAGCGGAGGAGACGACCCGGACCAGACCAGAGAGGCTCGCTACATCGAGTGCTCAGGAGCCGAACCAGACCAGACCCCACGTCATTCAGGGATCACCAACTACAACATGGCAGACTCAGAAGAACCTCTAGGGCGTTACGCAGCAGAGTGCAGCGGTATGAACAGTAGCCCTCAGAGATGCTCGTTTCGCTCCTCTCGGTACATCGTAGAGTGCAGTGATGACTACTTGGATTACGGGGCTGAAGGTGGGGAGCGACCGCAGCATTCACGTTATATAGACAGCAGCATGGATGACAGGGAGCACGTCTCGGCATCAGAGCAAGAGGAAAGTGTGGTAGAAGAGGCCCAGAACTCCTACTTACCACAGGGCTCGCTATATGCTGACGAGGGTACGGTTCAGCACTCACTGGCTGACACTGTGGGATCCCAGCTCACTGACCAAATGGACTGCAATGATAACTTGCCTGGCTCATACATAAGTAGCAGTGGGACCTATTCCACCCACCCAGAGCCTGAAGCGGTGGAGTCTGGGGTTGTGGAGGAGCCTGGGCACAGAACCCCAGATATGGCTGAGCTAGAGGAAATGATGGAGGTGGTGATCGTACAGCAGTTTAAGTGTAAGATGTGCCCATATAAAAGTGTCTCCAAGGATACGCTCATCAACCACATGAAAGACAAACACTTTAAACCACCAGGTAAAGTAGAAGGTGCTACtttggtcatttttaaatgtattctttgTTAATGGCCCAGTCCAAAATGGCACTCTTAAACTAGGGCTGAGTGGTGTATTGAGGTTGTATGATATATCAATATGTTGTTTATAAGCACTGGTACTGGTGGATTTAGGCTTGGACGACATAGGCAACCGCCCAGGGCGGCATCTTGCTGGGGGGCAACACAGAACGCccgcagaagaagaaaaataggGTGCGCGATCAGGTTTTTTACTGCTCGTATGCACTACATGCACTTCAAGACTCGTGCGTATCCAGAGAAACATTGCTTTTTATGAATTTGTGAGAGTGCTGAATTCAGAGACCGATCAAATTTAGGAAAAAGAAGAGGGGAAAATGTGCAAAAGATAAATATTATGCAGGCAGCTATCACTGACCTCACTAAAATAGACTAATATATCACTTACGTTATGGTATGCTATGCTATTGCACATAGGGAAACATTCATTTTTCTGTCCAACTATAACCATACAGTAAAATGTGATTTTgtaatgtactttatttttaaacatatgtaacatcacttattttattaatttttttactgtacagttgtgcagttttgggaagatttattgtactttttcttttattttcctgaatgatttaaatatatacatttatataaaatagataaatatgtaaatttaatttcatGTAGACGTGGCAGAAGGGGTGGTTGGCCCAGGGCGCCATAAAAGTTGTGATATTGGTATGAGGCATATAGTTTATGGATATACAGTTATTTGATACGACCACAtctgaataatattttataatatatgctTTAAATGAAGGGCTTTATAGTTGAAATGTAAAGTTTAAGCAGCTTTCCCCGTCAGATGCTCCTACAGAGAGGATATTTGGGCTATTtaatgcatttgatttttttttttactatgtggCCCAGccctattttaaatatcttaaagcAGATCAGAGTCTGTTAAACCCAATCTAAGCAAGTCAGAGATGAcagaaggtgaaaaaaaaaatcttgtgagAATCCAAGCTCAGTTGTAGAATGTGCTATCTCACGTATGTGTTCCAGGCCAAAAGAAACGTGGACGGGGACGTCCTCGAAAGTCCGAGAGCATGGCACGAGCGGTCACTGAGGTCAAGAAGGAGGAGGCAGcagaagaggaagaagatgaCATCATTGATGCAGGAGCTCTTGATGATCAAGGTCAGTGGAGAGCAGTTTGTGTACTCTATATTTAATTTCCGTTTTTTTAGTTTATCTCCATTTTGCATTCAGGTGACCGTGATTATAAGCCAGCGGATGGAGAGGCCAGGTCCAGATTGGCTTCCAGTCACAGCACTCCTCCTCCTTCCtgttcttcatcatcttcctctacCTCACGGAAACGGCCCCGTAGGACGGTGGGGCCACCCCGCAAATTCCTTCTTGACTCAGGTCAGTGTTAATTCAGCATCTCAGGTCTAAGAAGTAtaataagatttttaaatattaaactcaaCCTACTTCATAATCTGCATATGTCTGAGATAATTATTTTTTACCTGTGTATAAAACAGAGTCACCAGCAGCAACTCAAACAAGAAATGCAGAGGACCCTCAAGATCCGGAAGAAGCAAGTTCGTCAGGATTGGAGAATGGATCTACCTCTCTATCCAACGGGTCAGCAGTGGAACCAGCCGTCAGCCAGTCAGATTCAGAAAACAAAGATCCCTCGTCAAACACAGGCCCTGATGACCTGGAGTTTCTGcccaaaaaaagaggaagaccATCTAAACGGTTCCTTCAAAAGAAGTACAAAAAGTACATGAATCGCAAGTTAGTAGTACCTGTACTCATCCAcaacatttgattaatttctcCTGTTCGTCTGACACAAAATTATATCTTAGAAAGCCTTATAATCCATTTAAAACACATTCTGTAGTCTGGAGTCAAAGTtttatttatcttcttttttttaaagcaagtacTACAGATCCCTTAAGCCTCTACTAAGACCTCATAATTGCTGGATCTGTGGCTCTCGCTTTCTTTCACAAGAGGATCTCAGATTCCATGTGGATTCTCATGAGGGAAATGACCCTGAATGCTTTAAGTGCCTGCAGTGCAGCTACCGCTGCAAACGCTGGTCCTCACTGAAGGTAAGAAGTAGTGTCCTTCATCTGACAATccataaataataattagttaaaGAAACGTTTAAAGAATGATTTTTTCTGTAATATAAATGTTTGTATAATATGTGCTAATGTCAGAATAAATGTATATAACTATAAAAGTGATGTATGTGTCCTATAGGAGCACATGTTCAATCACGAAGGTACAAAACCATACAAATGTGAGATGTGTGATTACTCCAGTGTTTATAAGAAAGACGTGATCCGACACTCAGCTGTCCACAACAAAACCAAGTAAGAATTGAGCACGTCTCCTTTTCACCAGTCACTCGTCATGAATTTTATTTTGTCAAACCTTTGAGGTCATCTATTAGATTTTTGTCTGTCCCcttgaaattgtgaaatattgaaatgtaaaacTCACATATGAAATAAGCCGATTACAGAATAAATGTATGTTCTTGTCTCTTCTCTTTTAGGAGTCGAAAGACCGATATGGTAAGATTCAAGATGTGACATGACGTATCCGTTTAAGTTAGCTTTGAGTGGTTTGATAAGGAAAGGTTTTCAGTGACAGCAGTCTTGCATCAATCCTTCACAGGTTCCTAAAGTGTCCGAGTTTCCATGTCCCATCTGCGGTCGCGTATATCCCATGCAGAAACGCCTGACGCAACACTTGAAGACACACAGCACAGAGAAACCTCACATGTGTGACAAGGTAAAGTTCTTGTGTGTAGCTAGGTGTGTGAATTTTATTAATCTAGTTTTGATAAATACGATAAGCAGATTGCAGTAAGCACTGCTATAAACAGTCTGTACAATCTACATTGGTTAAGCCCTGGATAAATGCTGTTCACACTAACATAAATGTGTTTGCTTTTCAGTGTGGGAAATCCTTCAAGAAGCGCTACACCTTCAAAATGCATCTTCTCACACACATTCAGAACTGTGGGAACAGCAAGTAAGTGAGATGTCaggatgtcttctttaaaactgaACTCCTCTGGTTAACATAATGGAAAGGCAGCTATTTTTCTCCTCTCCTGTGTCAGCTTTCAGTGCGAGTTCTGTGAGTACACCTGCAATGACAAGAAGCACCTGCTTAATCACCAGCTGTCCCACACTAACGACAAACCGTTCAAATGCGAAGAGTGCAAATACTCCACGAGTAAAGAGGATTTCCTGTTGTCCCATATTGCCATTAAACACACTGGTGAGTTATATAATGGATTAGAATGTTTAAAAGTTGATGCTAGGAAGGTTTACTGATCATATATGTCCATCTTCACCCACTGACCAGGTGAAAAGCCCTTCTCATGTGACATGTGCCACTtcacgaccagacacaggaagaaCCTGCGGCTGCATGTGCAGTGTCGGCACCCCGAGGCCTTCGATGAGTGGAGCCGATCCCACCCAGAGGAGCCAATTCGCCGGCGCCAGACGTCTGTTTTCACCATGCAGCAGATTGAGGAATTGAGATTACAGCATGAACCCCAGGAATTTCAAGGGACCATTGTACGTACATAGATATGCatatctgaataaaataaaatcccaggatccatatatataatatttgttttacacCTAAAGGTAACAGTGGACCCCATTACTCTCCAAACAATGGAGTCCATAGGGAAAACATCTGTATCTCAAGATGCACTGGGAAACACTACCATCATTTATGAGCAAGGTTCGTAGAAAAGCTATCAGTGATTGGAACACACCTAAAATATATGGTGTGCTTTACATATTTCATCACTCACCTTATTAGTATACAGTGTTACATTTGATCTTTACACTCCCTCACAGCCCAGACATCAGACCTCGCAGCCCAAAATGCTCTAGATCTGCTGCTGAACATGAGTAACGCTAGAGAACTGCAGGTACACACTCACATCATTCTGCtggaatataaaataattttagaaatgCATAATGCGTATGACATTTATTGGATGAAGTGAGTACCAGTAAGTGAATTAATGTCATaatcaataaaagtaaaatttttgAATGATACAAATTTTAACAACGACACAACTATACGCCAATACTGGTGTGTATGCAATCATATCACTGTTTTGCCTTTGAATTGTGCTTTAACACTCCTACAAATGGCAGAAAAAGAGCCATTTTAATGTTACATccataatataataacaatatgaAGTACTTTCATATCTGAATTGGATCTGTAAGTTTAAAGTTTAACAGGCCTAGAAAAGCTCAATGAAAGAAAAGTAATAAAGTATGGTTATATAAGTTTGTTATATTTGTACTGTAACaataagcaacaaaaatgttatagaaaacaataaaaagttttGTGATATTGTTACaaagtataaattattaaaaaatcattatttaaattttgcTGAAGCAAGTTTTCTTTACAATTCATGTATTAATGCATGTATTGTGTACATAGACTTCATGTGTACAAAACATCAGACATGCTTTACACACAGGACTTTTGTTTTAGATTAAGGAATTCTCTTTTAGATCATGCACAATGCAATAAATACTTAGTAATACTTAgtaagatataataataataataataataataccagcCTTTTTATGAATTCAGCTGATTATATTTGTTCATCTGTATCTCTGAAATCATAACCCTGTTAAACTGAAATGATATGACTATATATTTATCTAtcgatatttttctttatttgtgctaaaCTGATCACTCTTCTCAGGTGGCAGTGTTGAAACCAGATGGTAAGACCCTGGAGACGGGGTCATGGACGGGAGCTGACTCTGGGACTGAGGGCTCATTCTTGCAGCCTCAAAAGATCGTCACATTCCATGTGTCAGAGAACGGGGACACTCTGGTGCAGGAGGCGTTTGAGACGGCTACGGAGACCGTGGAGCAAGAGGAGACAACGGATGTGTCGCAAGAGGTGACACAGATTGGCATGGGTACATACGAGGGAGCAGATTTCAGTGTGGTGGAGCAGGCCTCCGAAGAGACAGCACACAGGTACCACTGAATGTCAGAAACAGCTGGTGTAATGTCTTATGATGTCATATAAATCCTTTAAGATGATGCATGTGTTTGGCAGCAGTTTAGAGGAACCCTCAGCTGAGCCTCAGCTCATGGAAGTGAGCACCGAGCCCTTGTCCATCTCTACACCTCTCAAAGAGAATAAAGAgaagttttatttgagttcagaCTTCACGGATGGAGTTCTGCAGCAGGTAGAGGTGAGACTCGGTTTGGTTACTTCACAGCTAGAATAACCAATTGTGTTCATTCCCGATGGAAAGATTAAGTGACAGAATTCTGCTCCTGCAGCTAAGCAGTGAAGCTCCAGGTTCCCCTCCTCTGTGTCCATCACCCCCTTCTAAACAGCTGAACGGCAAGCGCTTCTCCTGCCACATCTGCATGGAGTCTTTCCACTGCCGCTCGGACATGGAGAACCACAAGAGGGCGCACATAGgccccaaaacattcaaatgccCCGACTGTGACTTTACAGCACC
Protein-coding regions in this window:
- the LOC127963501 gene encoding zinc finger protein 335 isoform X2; translation: MDSEEMEVESSSDVGHSGMEEPSESGMGMESSEAMSADSSDAAAPPVPAPESDCHVGQSSEGLVVFIPETSSSTDVRRVHLPDSSSVAQSTSVSSVSTVTQSVLVSESVQVLVHSSAVSEGGMMVSDSTASTSSDLGSAIDKIIESTIGPDIMNVTSAEDGSAETTQYLILQGPDDGAPMVAQMSSSALSSRVAIEALADGPTSTCLDQADPSENPQGSMEPDQPGHSGYREHDDSSSSCSRPDQTQHSQYIECSGGDDPDQTREARYIECSGAEPDQTPRHSGITNYNMADSEEPLGRYAAECSGMNSSPQRCSFRSSRYIVECSDDYLDYGAEGGERPQHSRYIDSSMDDREHVSASEQEESVVEEAQNSYLPQGSLYADEGTVQHSLADTVGSQLTDQMDCNDNLPGSYISSSGTYSTHPEPEAVESGVVEEPGHRTPDMAELEEMMEVVIVQQFKCKMCPYKSVSKDTLINHMKDKHFKPPGQKKRGRGRPRKSESMARAVTEVKKEEAAEEEEDDIIDAGALDDQGDRDYKPADGEARSRLASSHSTPPPSCSSSSSSTSRKRPRRTVGPPRKFLLDSESPAATQTRNAEDPQDPEEASSSGLENGSTSLSNGSAVEPAVSQSDSENKDPSSNTGPDDLEFLPKKRGRPSKRFLQKKYKKYMNRNKYYRSLKPLLRPHNCWICGSRFLSQEDLRFHVDSHEGNDPECFKCLQCSYRCKRWSSLKEHMFNHEGTKPYKCEMCDYSSVYKKDVIRHSAVHNKTKSRKTDMVPKVSEFPCPICGRVYPMQKRLTQHLKTHSTEKPHMCDKCGKSFKKRYTFKMHLLTHIQNCGNSNFQCEFCEYTCNDKKHLLNHQLSHTNDKPFKCEECKYSTSKEDFLLSHIAIKHTGEKPFSCDMCHFTTRHRKNLRLHVQCRHPEAFDEWSRSHPEEPIRRRQTSVFTMQQIEELRLQHEPQEFQGTIVTVDPITLQTMESIGKTSVSQDALGNTTIIYEQAQTSDLAAQNALDLLLNMSNARELQVAVLKPDGKTLETGSWTGADSGTEGSFLQPQKIVTFHVSENGDTLVQEAFETATETVEQEETTDVSQEVTQIGMGTYEGADFSVVEQASEETAHSLEEPSAEPQLMEVSTEPLSISTPLKENKEKFYLSSDFTDGVLQQVELSSEAPGSPPLCPSPPSKQLNGKRFSCHICMESFHCRSDMENHKRAHIGPKTFKCPDCDFTAPSWPEVKSHMAMHAYLRPHKCNSCSFASKNKKDLRRHMMTHTNEKPYACQICGQRFNRNGHLKFHMERLHTQEPSPQKTRSVPSKQTIIVNSDEEALATLQNLQTGQTVISPERLQQALGQEHIIVAQDQTLSDQEEATYIQQITTVDGQTVQHLMTGDNQVTEVQYIISQDGVQHLLPREYVVLSEGNHFQMEDGRIAHIQYEHDGTFLQEQQIALSQDGQIQYVPITAEPEDLGAAAHSAVTAVADAAMAQAQTVYTEATPEQLEQLQQQGIQYDVITFTEE
- the LOC127963501 gene encoding zinc finger protein 335 isoform X1, which encodes MDSEEMEVESSSDVGHSGMEEPSESGMGMESSEAMSADSSDAAAPPVPAPESDCHVGQSSEGLVVFIPETSSSTDVRRVHLPDSSSVAQSTSVSSVSTVTQSVLVSESVQVLVHSSAVSEGGMMVSDSTASTSSDLGSAIDKIIESTIGPDIMNVTSAEDGSAETTQYLILQGPDDGAPMVAQMSSSALSSRVAIEALADGPTSTCLDQADPSENPQGSMEPDQPGHSGYREHDDSSSSCSRPDQTQHSQYIECSGGDDPDQTREARYIECSGAEPDQTPRHSGITNYNMADSEEPLGRYAAECSGMNSSPQRCSFRSSRYIVECSDDYLDYGAEGGERPQHSRYIDSSMDDREHVSASEQEESVVEEAQNSYLPQGSLYADEGTVQHSLADTVGSQLTDQMDCNDNLPGSYISSSGTYSTHPEPEAVESGVVEEPGHRTPDMAELEEMMEVVIVQQFKCKMCPYKSVSKDTLINHMKDKHFKPPGQKKRGRGRPRKSESMARAVTEVKKEEAAEEEEDDIIDAGALDDQGDRDYKPADGEARSRLASSHSTPPPSCSSSSSSTSRKRPRRTVGPPRKFLLDSESPAATQTRNAEDPQDPEEASSSGLENGSTSLSNGSAVEPAVSQSDSENKDPSSNTGPDDLEFLPKKRGRPSKRFLQKKYKKYMNRNKYYRSLKPLLRPHNCWICGSRFLSQEDLRFHVDSHEGNDPECFKCLQCSYRCKRWSSLKEHMFNHEGTKPYKCEMCDYSSVYKKDVIRHSAVHNKTKSRKTDMVPKVSEFPCPICGRVYPMQKRLTQHLKTHSTEKPHMCDKCGKSFKKRYTFKMHLLTHIQNCGNSNFQCEFCEYTCNDKKHLLNHQLSHTNDKPFKCEECKYSTSKEDFLLSHIAIKHTGEKPFSCDMCHFTTRHRKNLRLHVQCRHPEAFDEWSRSHPEEPIRRRQTSVFTMQQIEELRLQHEPQEFQGTIVTVDPITLQTMESIGKTSVSQDALGNTTIIYEQAQTSDLAAQNALDLLLNMSNARELQVAVLKPDGKTLETGSWTGADSGTEGSFLQPQKIVTFHVSENGDTLVQEAFETATETVEQEETTDVSQEVTQIGMGTYEGADFSVVEQASEETAHSSLEEPSAEPQLMEVSTEPLSISTPLKENKEKFYLSSDFTDGVLQQVELSSEAPGSPPLCPSPPSKQLNGKRFSCHICMESFHCRSDMENHKRAHIGPKTFKCPDCDFTAPSWPEVKSHMAMHAYLRPHKCNSCSFASKNKKDLRRHMMTHTNEKPYACQICGQRFNRNGHLKFHMERLHTQEPSPQKTRSVPSKQTIIVNSDEEALATLQNLQTGQTVISPERLQQALGQEHIIVAQDQTLSDQEEATYIQQITTVDGQTVQHLMTGDNQVTEVQYIISQDGVQHLLPREYVVLSEGNHFQMEDGRIAHIQYEHDGTFLQEQQIALSQDGQIQYVPITAEPEDLGAAAHSAVTAVADAAMAQAQTVYTEATPEQLEQLQQQGIQYDVITFTEE
- the LOC127963501 gene encoding zinc finger protein 335 isoform X3, translated to MDSEEMEVESSSDVGHSGMEEPSESGMGMESSEAMSADSSDAAAPPVPAPESDCHVGQSSEGLVVFIPETSSSTDVRRVHLPDSSSVAQSTSVSSVSTVTQSVLVSESVQVLVHSSAVSEGGMMVSDSTASTSSDLGSAIDKIIESTIGPDIMNVTSAEDGSAETTQYLILQGPDDGAPMVAQMSSSALSSRVAIEALADGPTSTCLDQADPSENPQGSMEPDQPGHSGYREHDDSSSSCSRPDQTQHSQYIECSGGDDPDQTREARYIECSGAEPDQTPRHSGITNYNMADSEEPLGRYAAECSGMNSSPQRCSFRSSRYIVECSDDYLDYGAEGGERPQHSRYIDSSMDDREHVSASEQEESVVEEAQNSYLPQGSLYADEGTVQHSLADTVGSQLTDQMDCNDNLPGSYISSSGTYSTHPEPEAVESGVVEEPGHRTPDMAELEEMMEVVIVQQFKCKMCPYKSVSKDTLINHMKDKHFKPPGQKKRGRGRPRKSESMARAVTEVKKEEAAEEEEDDIIDAGALDDQGDRDYKPADGEARSRLASSHSTPPPSCSSSSSSTSRKRPRRTVGPPRKFLLDSESPAATQTRNAEDPQDPEEASSSGLENGSTSLSNGSAVEPAVSQSDSENKDPSSNTGPDDLEFLPKKRGRPSKRFLQKKYKNKYYRSLKPLLRPHNCWICGSRFLSQEDLRFHVDSHEGNDPECFKCLQCSYRCKRWSSLKEHMFNHEGTKPYKCEMCDYSSVYKKDVIRHSAVHNKTKSRKTDMVPKVSEFPCPICGRVYPMQKRLTQHLKTHSTEKPHMCDKCGKSFKKRYTFKMHLLTHIQNCGNSNFQCEFCEYTCNDKKHLLNHQLSHTNDKPFKCEECKYSTSKEDFLLSHIAIKHTGEKPFSCDMCHFTTRHRKNLRLHVQCRHPEAFDEWSRSHPEEPIRRRQTSVFTMQQIEELRLQHEPQEFQGTIVTVDPITLQTMESIGKTSVSQDALGNTTIIYEQAQTSDLAAQNALDLLLNMSNARELQVAVLKPDGKTLETGSWTGADSGTEGSFLQPQKIVTFHVSENGDTLVQEAFETATETVEQEETTDVSQEVTQIGMGTYEGADFSVVEQASEETAHSSLEEPSAEPQLMEVSTEPLSISTPLKENKEKFYLSSDFTDGVLQQVELSSEAPGSPPLCPSPPSKQLNGKRFSCHICMESFHCRSDMENHKRAHIGPKTFKCPDCDFTAPSWPEVKSHMAMHAYLRPHKCNSCSFASKNKKDLRRHMMTHTNEKPYACQICGQRFNRNGHLKFHMERLHTQEPSPQKTRSVPSKQTIIVNSDEEALATLQNLQTGQTVISPERLQQALGQEHIIVAQDQTLSDQEEATYIQQITTVDGQTVQHLMTGDNQVTEVQYIISQDGVQHLLPREYVVLSEGNHFQMEDGRIAHIQYEHDGTFLQEQQIALSQDGQIQYVPITAEPEDLGAAAHSAVTAVADAAMAQAQTVYTEATPEQLEQLQQQGIQYDVITFTEE